The sequence TATAGTCTTCTATGTAAACAGAATCGGTTTGCACTTTATCACGTACTGAGCTATTGGCTGTCACTGTAATGGTCTGCAACGTGGTGCTTGGCATGTCTTCTGCAGGTGCTGCACTGACTGCTTGTGACCATAATACCGCTGCCACGCCCATGGACAATACCGTCATTTGACTAGATAGTTTTGATAACTTTACTTCACGCATAACACACTCACCTTATTGACTATCACAAATTAAAATTTTTAAGAGCTATTTACTGTTGAGCACAGCTTGTGGCAGTTGCACTGATTATTATTGAAAACCATTTTTTAGACGATTGGAGTCTTGACAAAGCCAAAGTCTTTCATACGAATAACAATGTTAATGATAATTATTAGCATTTTAATAGTGAGAGGCATAATAACGAAGTACTAACAATTTGGCAATAATTAATGCGAGAAATTTAATATTAAAAAATAGCGCTAAATCTGGCTGACTTATTCCGTTTTGTTGCTTACTGTTTTTAGACGAGTAGAAATAGCGAGCAAACCAAATCCGCTGCGCTATGTTCGTCTAATAGACTGTTATTATTTAAGAAATAAAGCCATCAACATGAAAAAAAACGTTGCAATAGCCAACCCTTTCACTATACCCTTAGATAGTTGACCAATTAGTCAGGTTTAAACCTACGACTATTAGTCATATTAATAAATAATAGCTAGCTGCTGATATTTATTAGCACAAGGATAAGTGCGACTCTTTGTGAGACAACTAAGTAATATGAAGATAAACGGTGTGTCGATATCCATCTCTAAATTCATCACACTGCTTAGCTCTCTCCACAGAGCTTGGACTAAAAGTCACTTTAGGAGGAAGCCAAGATGAGCGAACACATTCAAGGGAATCCCGATTTACTATACGGATTGCATGACCGCCCTACCCCTACAAAAGCCTTTTTGGGCGCAGTACAGCACGTACTTGCCAGCTTTGTCGGTATCATCACCCCCTCATTAATCATAGGTGGCGTCTTGGGTTTGGGGGAACATATCCCTTATCTCATCAGCATGTCATTGATGGTATCAGGGGTCGCTACCTTTATTCAGACGCATAAAGTTGGACCGGTAGGTTCAGGTCTTATGGCGTTACAAGGAACCAGTTTTGGCTTCTTGGCCGCAGTATTGGCGGCAGGTTTTGTGGTAAAAAACAAAGGCGGGAGTCCGGAGGAGATTCTCTCTGTTATCTTTGGCGTCTCCTTTCTTGGTGCCTTCGTTGAGATTTTCTTAAGCCAATTTATTACCAAACTCAAATCTCTGATGAGCCCTATCGTGACGGGTTGTGTGATTGTGACCATCGGTCTGTCATTAACCAAGGTTGGTCTGACGGATTTGGCAGGCGGCGTGGGCGCTGAAGATTTCGGGAGTATACAGAATCTGCTGCTCGGTGGCGGGGTCTTGGTCAGTGTGGTGTTGATTAGTATTGTTAATAATAAAGTCATTCGCTCCAGTGCTATTTTTATAGGGTTGATGCTTGGTCTGATCGCAGCCATTCTTATGGGACGTATTGATTTCTCTTTGGTCTCTGATGCCCCTATCTTTACGCTACCTGTGCCATTCAAGTTTGGCTTTGGGTTTGATTGGCAGGCTTTTATTCCTATCGCCTTTATGTATGTCATTACCAGTATTGAAACCTCTGGTGATTTGACGGCGACTTCGATGATATCGGGCGAACCCATCAAAGGACCTCTATATGAGAAACGCATCAAAGGTGGCGTATTAGGTGATGGTGTCAACTCATTAATTGCGGCGGTGTTTAATACCTTCCCTGTGACGACTTTTAGCCAAAACAACGGCGTGATTCAGATGACTGGTATTGCCAGTCGCTATGTGGGCTTTTATGTTGGGGCTATCTTGTTCACTATGGGGCTATTTCCTATTTTGGGTGCTATCTTTACCCAATTGCCAAAACCAGTCGTTGGTGGCGTGACGTTATTGATGTTTGCAACGGTAGCGACTGCTGGTATTCGCATCCTATCAACGGTCAACTTTACCCATCGCAATATCTTAATCATTGCCACTTCGCTAGGTCTGTCTATGGGCGTGGCTTTTGTTCCTGATGTATTCGCACAGGCGCCGCAGCTTTTCCGTAATATCTTTGGGTCAGCAGTTACTATGTCAGGTATTGTGGCCATTACTCTCGATATGATTTTGCCCAAAAACTACGGTGTCGAATTTGATACGGCAGAGCAGCATCTGGATGACGGTCTAAAGCCTCTTAGACAAAAGGCTTCTTAAACGTACGTTAGGATAGTCAAATTCTTTACCAATCAGCATTGCTGTTCTGGTTCTGAAAATTGACTCTTTTAGCGCGCCTTAATACGAAAACATTCAGAATGCTTTCGTATTAATGGCATGTGATAGACGTAAAATAATAATACATAAGCATTACTCAAGACCGCAGCCACGCAAAATAAACGGCACTAAAAAGTCTGCCGCCCGCGCTTCATCCTGCTGATCGTACTCACTCTTTTCCATCAAACCGACAATTTCTGTCTCAAATTCTGCATATCGCTGCGTCGTTGCCCAAATCAAAATCAATAGCTGTAAAGGGTCAGCGATGCCAATTTTGCCTTGCTCATGCCAAGTTTTCATCACTTGCGCCTTGTCTAGCGCCCACGCCTTCATGGTCGCCGACATAAATTCATGCAGATGCGGGGCACCGCCGATGACTTCCAGCGCAAATAATTTATGGCGATTGGGATGAGCAAACGCTTGATGCAATTTGGTACGGACAAACTTTTCGATGACCGTTTTAGGGTCACTATCGACACTCATAGCGACCAAGCCATCGTTCCACTCTTGAATAATAGAATGCAGCACTGCTTGGTACAGATTTTTTTTATTCTTAAAATAGTAATGCACGTTGGCCTTTGGCAGCTCGGCTCTATCGGCAATACCTTGCATCGTCGCACCGCGAAAACCTTGCAGCACGAACTCCTCTTCTGCCGCCGCCAAAATGACGGTTTGATTGTGGGCGCGGATATCTTGCTGATTGCGCTGTACAGGCGCGTCAGATGCAGCTTGTGGTTCTATATCGTTATGTTGAGCCATGATAAATGTTACCTGTCATTATTGTGATGAATAAAGAGCCATATCCCAGCCAATAACTGGATTCATATGCTAATTTTTATGAAATATCACCAGTCTAAATAAAATATTTGCATAAAGTAGTTGACCAAATGGTCAGGTTTAAGCAGAATAGCTCATAGTAAACCAATTATTATTCGATAAATACTACTTTAGCATGAGATGTTATCGAGAAATGTTACTCCACTGCTTTTGTCAGCAAAGAAAAGGATGTCATAGTGAAATTATCTTTACAGCAGTTTAATGAGCTCTCAACAGCTGAGGCAATTTCACATCTATTGACCTGCTGTACCAGCACCCATTGGGCGCAGACTTTAGAAAAAAAACGTCCTTTTGCTGATATATCTACATTACTTGCTCATAGTGATGATGCTTGGGCACAAGCACGGACAGCAGAAGCCCAGTTACTAGAGGCTTTTGATGGTCATCCACAAATCGGCAACGTCGACTCGTTAAAAGAAAAATACCGCAACACGCAAGACAGTGCTGCCCATGAGCAGTCGGGTGCTAATGATGCCAATGACGAGGTGATTGAAGCTTTGGCTCAAGGCAATCAAGATTACCTTGATAAATTTGGCTTTATCTTTATCGTATTTGCCACTGGTAAGAGCGCGCAGCAAATGCTCGATTTATTGTTAGCACGCTTGCCCAATGATCGCGCTACTGAGCTGGTCAATGCGGCGGCTGAGCAAAATAAAATCACCCGCTTACGTTTACAGAAACTGCTGAGTGACGCTTAACGCATTCAGCCCATCTGACTCATTTACATAAAAGGAATTATTATGTCAGGTACTCTCTCATCGCATATTTTAGATACCCATCTGGGCAAACCAGCCGCTGGTATTTCCGTGACGCTAGATCGCGTAAGCGCAACTGGTGAGGCATCTCTATTAGCCAATGGCGTCACCAACGCGGATGGACGCGTGGCACCAGATAGCTGGTCGTTTGATCCAACGATTGATATTGCTGAATATCACTTAGATGTTGGTCGTTATACCTTAACCTTTGATACGCAGTCTTATTTCGATGCACAAAATCTCACGGCTTTTTATCCACAAGTAGTCATTGATTTTATGATAAGTGATAACGGTCACTATCATGTACCGCTATTGCTTAGCGCACATGGCTACAGCACATACCGCGGCTCGTAGTTTTTGACACCACTCTATAAAGATGCATCATAAAAGCACGTCGCCATAGCAAAACGCGTCGAAAGATTGAAAAAAGCTGAACAAAAGAAAATTGTAAAAAGGACATTTGCAACATGGGCGCTTATTATCTCGATTGGTTTAACTTATTTTTTCGCTGGTTCCACGTCATCGCTGGCGTGGCATGGATTGGTGCGTCTTTTTACTTTGTTTGGCTAGATCTTAGTTTACGTAAACCACCACAGTGGAAGGCTGACAAAGGCATTTCAGGCGACTTATGGGCGGTACATGGTGGCGGCTTTTATGAAATTGCCAAATACAAGCTTGAGCCCGAAGAGATGCCAAAGACCCTGCACTGGTTTAAATGGGAAGCTTATACCACGTGGCTGACGGGTATGGCGATGCTCTCTATCGTCTACTATGCCAATGCGACTGCCTACTTGATTGATCCCAGCAAAGTCGATTTTGGTAGTAGTATCGGTGCCATTTCGACCAGTTTGTTATTTTTATTCGGCAGCTATTTCATTTATGAAGTAATTGTCCGCAGCCACTTGGGCAAAAACTCGTTTATTTTTAGCACCATTATTTTTATCCTATTAATCATCGCCTGCTGGGGTTCTTATCAGCTATTTAGTGACCGTGCTTCGTTCATTCATATCGGTGCTATCTTAGGTACTGTGATGGCAGGTAATGTGTTCTTTGGCATTATGCCTGCTCAACGAGCGCTGGTAGAATGCGTGAGGCGTGGTGAAAAACCAGGCAAAGAAGTAGCGGACTTGGCACTACAAGCAAAAAACCGCTCGCTGATGAACAACTATTTTACCTTACCGCTGATCTTTACCATGATTAGCAACCATTATCCGATGATGTACTCTCATGCTCACGGCTGGTTGGTATTGGTATTTGTGGGTATCATCACGGCTATTGTACGTCACTATTTTAACCAAAAGCATTTAGACAATCATAAGCCGCGTTATTTGGTCATCCCTGCTGTCTTAACTGTATTATTAATTATTTGGATGCGCCCAGAACCAATTGAGCCATTACCTGTTGTCAATGCTGCAGTCGCTGCTGAAACGGCGACACCAAATAGTGTGCCACCAACAACTACTGATAGTGCAGTCGACGGTTCTACTATAAGCACTGATGCCGCCTCAAATGAAAATATCACTGCCGACGTCGTGCCAATAACTGCCTCTGCTGATGATGCCATTATGGATGTCGTGCACACGCGCTGTAGCACGTGCCATGCCGCTCAGCCTACTCAGCAAGGATTTGCCGCGCCGCCAGCTGGTATCATCTTGCAAACACCGACCGACATGAAAACTCATAAAGCAAAAATCGTCACTGCCGTACAAACGGGCTATATGCCACTGGGTAATCTCACAAAATTGACGGATGAAGAACGTCAGCAAATGGTGGCTTATGCATCGGGATTATAGATAAAGGCCGTAGATAAAGGCCGTAGATAAATATTATATAGATCAAAAGTTACGCCTTATTTTGCTTTAATTGACTTAAGTTGCTTTAAAATATTTAGGATATATTGACAATGACCAAAAAAATAATCAGCGATTTCAATCAAGACGCCTACCCTCGCGACTTAAAAGGCTATGCTGATACGCCGCCAAAAGCCAACTGGCCAGGCGGCGCTAAAATCGCTGTACAGTTCGTCCTCAATATCGAAGAAGGCGCAGAAAATAGCGTGATTCATGGTGACGGTCAATCAGAGCAGTTTTTATCGGATGTCTTGGGTACGCCAGAATTTAACAATCGTCATCAGTCGATTGAGTCGGCATTTGAGTATGGTAGCCGTGTGGGTGTTTGGCGAGTATTAGACACTTTTAAAGAATACGGTTTACCTATTACGACCTTCACTTGCGCTGCTGCTGCCGAAAAAACGCCGCATATTATCGAGCGAGTATTAGAAGATGGGCACGAAATCGCCAGTCACGGTCTGCGCTGGATTACTTATCAAAATATGTACCGCGAGACCGAGCGCGAGCATGTGCGCCGTGCCACTGAAATATTCGAGCGCATGATCGGTGGTCAGCCGCTTGGTTGGTACACGGGACGAGATAGCCCGAATACTCGTGAGTTGGTCGCCGAACAAGGTGGCTATATTTATGACTCCGACTCTTACGCGGATGAGCTCCCTTACTGGCTCAATGTCAAAGTAGAAGACGGTAATAAAATCGCTCGTAAGCCGCATTTGGTCATTCCCTATACCTTAGAGACCAATGACATGCGCTTTGCCTCAAGCCCAGGCTTTACCAACGCCGAGCCTTTTTATCAGTATTTAAAAGACAGCTTCGATACCTTATACGAGGAAGGCGCGCACACGCCCAAGATGCTGACCATCGGTTTACATTGCCGCATCATTGGTCGCGCCGGTCGCATCATTGCCCTCAAAAAGTTTTTGCAGTATATCACTAGCAAGCCCGATGTGTGGGTATGCCGCCGTGATGACATTGCCAAACACTGGTATAAGAACCATCCAGCCACAGCCGATAACACTGCAAACTGGATGTAACCATACGTTTAGACACAAATTTATTGCGGCACAACACCACTAAGGAACATCAACAATGTCAACAAAGAGTACATATTACGCACCAACTGGCGGACTACCTCCGCAAACACAACTGCTATCTGATCGCGCTATCTTCACCGAAGCTTATGCCATTATTCCCAAACGTGTACTGACCGACATTGTTATTAGCTATCTGCCGTTTTGGACAGGTATGCGCATGTGGGTGCTTGCACGCCCACTTTCAGGTTTCTCTGAGACTTTTTCACAGTATATCGTCGAAGTTGAGCCTAATGGCGGCTCAGAAAAGCCTGAGCTAGATGCAAACGCTGAAGGTGTTATATTCATCGTTGAAGGTGAAATGGACATGACTATCGAAGGCGTGTCGCATCATCTTGAAGCGGGTGGTTATGCATTCTTACCACCCAGCTGCAAATGGACGATAAAAAACAATAGCGACAAGCACGTTAAATTCCATTGGATTCGTAAAGCTTATCAACACTGTGAAGGAATTGAGGTGCCTGAAGCCTTTGTAACCAGCGATCACGATGTTGAAGCGATTGAGATGCCGGGTACTGATGGCGTATGGGCAACCACCAGATTTACCGAGCAGTCTGATATGCGTCACGACATGCATGTGAATATCGTCACTTTCCAACCAGGTGGCGTGATTCCATTTGATGAAACTCATGTGATGGAACATGGTTTGTATGTCCTAGAAGGTAAAGCCGTCTATCACTTAAATGGTGAATGGGTAGAAGTTGAGGCAGGTGATTTTATGTGGCTACGCGCATTTTGCCCACAATCTTGTTACGCCGGCGGACCGGGTCCATTTAGATATTTACTATATAAAGACGTGAATCGTCATATGCCGTTTATTCGCCCAGCACGATAAGCACTGCGCAATAAATAATAACCAGAACAACAAAGCATTCAGAACGATGAGCAATATAGCGGCATAATCGTTCATTCGAATATGTCATTTATTCCCAGATGTTGATTTAATTCGCGTACGGGCTTATGGCAAAGTGGCTCATAGCAATTATAAACAGTGATCACCAAAAGTAAGGCAAAGTCATGAGTACTCTTATGAAGACTACGATCGTTGCAAGACCTTTAACCAAAGCTGAGTTTGCGCCCTACGGCACCGTAATAGAACCCTATGACAAGGCAGCACAGACGCCTGAAAATAGCTACCATATCAATAAAGGCTATGCCTGCCGCCATCACGCCATCGCTGAAGCCAAACTTGACGGCGGCGATGTCGGCATGAGTATCTTCCGCGCCAAAAAGCGTGAATTTCCTATTGCCTTATCGGTCATGGAATATCATCCGTTTGGCACGCAAGCGTTCTTTTCGATGAATGGTCAGGATTATATCGTCATCGTTGCGCCTGCTGGTGCGCCGCCACAGTCTGCGGATGATTTGACCGTGTTTTATGTCCAATCTCATCAAGGTGTGCAATACGATGCCAATGTCTGGCATCATCCGCTACTTGCCCTCGGTTGTGACTCTGATTTTTTGGTGATAGATCGTATCAATGGTGAAGGCAAAAACTGTTATGAGCTAGATATAGAGGATTGGCAGGTGCAAATTGAACTTGCCAGTGAGCACTCTTCCGTTTAATTAGGGTCTGTAAACGAGCTGTTAACCATTCATAAACATAAAGCCAGTTAATAAAGATTATCTGGCTTTATGTTTATAAATTTGGGATCCATCCTATATAAATAATCATCTTCCAAAACACAGTGCCCATTTAACAGCAGTAGCAAAACATCTACATAGGCTACTTGCCTTTTGTGTACTATCGTACTAGAATACTGAAACGAAGTAAGCTTCCCTTTTCTTTTCCATTAAGATGAATGTTATGAGCACAGACCCTTATCAAAGCTTATTAAGCTATTTAGCCAGTTGTCATGACAGCACCGCTATCGACCTACTATTCAGTGCGCTATTGACGGAAAAAGAGCAGCAGGAAATTGCGAATCGTATCCGCATTTTTGATTTGCTTGAGCGCGGTGTCACCCAACGCGAGATATCCGAGCAGCTAGGTGTCGGTATCGCTACCGTCTCGCGCGGCGCCAAAGCCATGCAAGTTCACGATGTGAGTGCCTTACTAATGACTCATAGACATGACTCATAGAAAACATTCATAAAAGACACAGCTGAAAAGGCCGCTTAATTCATCAGAAACTAGAGTTTTAAATTCTCTTACTTTTTATTTGATCAACCATTGAACCAATTTGGATATTGTTATGACCTCTCCTAACTCAAAACCTGAGCAAC is a genomic window of Psychrobacter cibarius containing:
- a CDS encoding nucleobase:cation symporter-2 family protein, which encodes MSEHIQGNPDLLYGLHDRPTPTKAFLGAVQHVLASFVGIITPSLIIGGVLGLGEHIPYLISMSLMVSGVATFIQTHKVGPVGSGLMALQGTSFGFLAAVLAAGFVVKNKGGSPEEILSVIFGVSFLGAFVEIFLSQFITKLKSLMSPIVTGCVIVTIGLSLTKVGLTDLAGGVGAEDFGSIQNLLLGGGVLVSVVLISIVNNKVIRSSAIFIGLMLGLIAAILMGRIDFSLVSDAPIFTLPVPFKFGFGFDWQAFIPIAFMYVITSIETSGDLTATSMISGEPIKGPLYEKRIKGGVLGDGVNSLIAAVFNTFPVTTFSQNNGVIQMTGIASRYVGFYVGAILFTMGLFPILGAIFTQLPKPVVGGVTLLMFATVATAGIRILSTVNFTHRNILIIATSLGLSMGVAFVPDVFAQAPQLFRNIFGSAVTMSGIVAITLDMILPKNYGVEFDTAEQHLDDGLKPLRQKAS
- a CDS encoding TetR/AcrR family transcriptional regulator, producing MAQHNDIEPQAASDAPVQRNQQDIRAHNQTVILAAAEEEFVLQGFRGATMQGIADRAELPKANVHYYFKNKKNLYQAVLHSIIQEWNDGLVAMSVDSDPKTVIEKFVRTKLHQAFAHPNRHKLFALEVIGGAPHLHEFMSATMKAWALDKAQVMKTWHEQGKIGIADPLQLLILIWATTQRYAEFETEIVGLMEKSEYDQQDEARAADFLVPFILRGCGLE
- the uraD gene encoding 2-oxo-4-hydroxy-4-carboxy-5-ureidoimidazoline decarboxylase — encoded protein: MKLSLQQFNELSTAEAISHLLTCCTSTHWAQTLEKKRPFADISTLLAHSDDAWAQARTAEAQLLEAFDGHPQIGNVDSLKEKYRNTQDSAAHEQSGANDANDEVIEALAQGNQDYLDKFGFIFIVFATGKSAQQMLDLLLARLPNDRATELVNAAAEQNKITRLRLQKLLSDA
- the uraH gene encoding hydroxyisourate hydrolase yields the protein MSGTLSSHILDTHLGKPAAGISVTLDRVSATGEASLLANGVTNADGRVAPDSWSFDPTIDIAEYHLDVGRYTLTFDTQSYFDAQNLTAFYPQVVIDFMISDNGHYHVPLLLSAHGYSTYRGS
- a CDS encoding urate hydroxylase PuuD; its protein translation is MGAYYLDWFNLFFRWFHVIAGVAWIGASFYFVWLDLSLRKPPQWKADKGISGDLWAVHGGGFYEIAKYKLEPEEMPKTLHWFKWEAYTTWLTGMAMLSIVYYANATAYLIDPSKVDFGSSIGAISTSLLFLFGSYFIYEVIVRSHLGKNSFIFSTIIFILLIIACWGSYQLFSDRASFIHIGAILGTVMAGNVFFGIMPAQRALVECVRRGEKPGKEVADLALQAKNRSLMNNYFTLPLIFTMISNHYPMMYSHAHGWLVLVFVGIITAIVRHYFNQKHLDNHKPRYLVIPAVLTVLLIIWMRPEPIEPLPVVNAAVAAETATPNSVPPTTTDSAVDGSTISTDAASNENITADVVPITASADDAIMDVVHTRCSTCHAAQPTQQGFAAPPAGIILQTPTDMKTHKAKIVTAVQTGYMPLGNLTKLTDEERQQMVAYASGL
- the puuE gene encoding allantoinase PuuE; this translates as MTKKIISDFNQDAYPRDLKGYADTPPKANWPGGAKIAVQFVLNIEEGAENSVIHGDGQSEQFLSDVLGTPEFNNRHQSIESAFEYGSRVGVWRVLDTFKEYGLPITTFTCAAAAEKTPHIIERVLEDGHEIASHGLRWITYQNMYRETEREHVRRATEIFERMIGGQPLGWYTGRDSPNTRELVAEQGGYIYDSDSYADELPYWLNVKVEDGNKIARKPHLVIPYTLETNDMRFASSPGFTNAEPFYQYLKDSFDTLYEEGAHTPKMLTIGLHCRIIGRAGRIIALKKFLQYITSKPDVWVCRRDDIAKHWYKNHPATADNTANWM
- a CDS encoding bifunctional allantoicase/(S)-ureidoglycine aminohydrolase produces the protein MSTKSTYYAPTGGLPPQTQLLSDRAIFTEAYAIIPKRVLTDIVISYLPFWTGMRMWVLARPLSGFSETFSQYIVEVEPNGGSEKPELDANAEGVIFIVEGEMDMTIEGVSHHLEAGGYAFLPPSCKWTIKNNSDKHVKFHWIRKAYQHCEGIEVPEAFVTSDHDVEAIEMPGTDGVWATTRFTEQSDMRHDMHVNIVTFQPGGVIPFDETHVMEHGLYVLEGKAVYHLNGEWVEVEAGDFMWLRAFCPQSCYAGGPGPFRYLLYKDVNRHMPFIRPAR
- a CDS encoding ureidoglycolate lyase; translated protein: MSTLMKTTIVARPLTKAEFAPYGTVIEPYDKAAQTPENSYHINKGYACRHHAIAEAKLDGGDVGMSIFRAKKREFPIALSVMEYHPFGTQAFFSMNGQDYIVIVAPAGAPPQSADDLTVFYVQSHQGVQYDANVWHHPLLALGCDSDFLVIDRINGEGKNCYELDIEDWQVQIELASEHSSV
- a CDS encoding Trp family transcriptional regulator, translating into MSTDPYQSLLSYLASCHDSTAIDLLFSALLTEKEQQEIANRIRIFDLLERGVTQREISEQLGVGIATVSRGAKAMQVHDVSALLMTHRHDS